One Deltaproteobacteria bacterium genomic region harbors:
- a CDS encoding MFS transporter — MNEQQPESVASAAPSATAWRSRNVVTLGTASLCTDVASEMVMPLLPTFLQRELGGGPAVLGRIEGTADAVSSVLKLFAGRWADRLGRNVPLIVAGYLIASAARPLVALARVPWHVLAVRVVDRVGKGIRTSPRDALIAASVPAAQRGRAFGFHRAMDHTGAVIGPLVAAVLLSLWSADLRRIFGWAALPGGLAVLVLLFGAREAPAPKASGGSAGTADEPLDDPPDGLALVRLLVPIGLFGLGKASDVFLLVKASATRAPLLELPLLWMVFHLVKATVSVPGGQLADRIGARGTIVLGWLVHATVFVAFAFAEAQWMIWTLFVVYGVHHGLTEGAEKALVASLARTRRGTAFGWYHLTVGLIALPASALFGQLWDGFGPRVAFLASAGLAAAAVLALVTLVRVRRP, encoded by the coding sequence ATGAACGAGCAGCAGCCCGAGTCTGTCGCGAGCGCGGCGCCGTCGGCCACGGCGTGGCGGTCGCGGAACGTGGTCACCCTCGGCACGGCGAGCCTCTGCACCGACGTCGCCTCCGAGATGGTGATGCCGCTCCTGCCGACCTTCCTGCAGCGCGAGCTCGGCGGGGGACCCGCGGTGCTCGGGCGCATCGAGGGGACAGCGGACGCGGTGTCGAGCGTGCTCAAGCTCTTTGCCGGGCGCTGGGCGGACCGCCTCGGGCGCAACGTTCCGCTGATCGTGGCGGGGTATCTCATCGCGTCGGCGGCGCGGCCGCTGGTGGCGCTGGCGCGCGTGCCGTGGCACGTGCTGGCGGTACGCGTCGTGGACCGCGTCGGCAAGGGGATCCGCACGAGTCCCCGGGACGCCTTGATCGCGGCGTCGGTGCCCGCCGCCCAGCGGGGGCGCGCGTTCGGCTTCCACCGGGCCATGGATCATACGGGAGCGGTGATCGGGCCGCTCGTGGCGGCGGTGCTGCTCTCGCTCTGGTCGGCCGACCTGCGGAGGATCTTCGGCTGGGCTGCGCTTCCCGGGGGGCTAGCCGTGCTGGTGCTCCTCTTCGGCGCGCGAGAGGCGCCGGCGCCAAAGGCGAGCGGCGGGTCTGCGGGAACGGCGGACGAGCCTCTCGACGACCCTCCGGACGGGCTCGCGCTGGTGCGCCTGCTCGTGCCCATCGGGCTCTTTGGCCTCGGCAAGGCGAGCGACGTCTTCCTGCTGGTGAAGGCCAGCGCGACGCGGGCGCCGCTCCTCGAGCTGCCTTTGCTGTGGATGGTCTTTCACCTGGTGAAGGCGACGGTCTCGGTGCCGGGGGGGCAGCTCGCCGATCGGATCGGCGCGCGGGGGACCATCGTGCTCGGCTGGCTCGTGCACGCAACCGTGTTCGTGGCCTTCGCCTTCGCCGAGGCGCAGTGGATGATCTGGACCCTCTTCGTGGTGTACGGCGTGCACCACGGGCTCACCGAGGGGGCGGAGAAGGCGCTCGTGGCGAGCCTCGCCCGCACGCGGCGGGGCACGGCCTTCGGCTGGTATCACCTGACGGTGGGGTTGATCGCGCTGCCCGCGAGCGCGCTCTTCGGCCAGCTCTGGGACGGCTTCGGGCCGCGGGTGGCCTTCCTCGCGAGCGCGGGTCTGGCTGCGGCGGCCGTTCTCGCGCTCGTCACGCTGGTGCGGGTCCGGCGTCCTTGA
- the hemH gene encoding ferrochelatase, with amino-acid sequence MPRVGLLLVNLGTPERPDPAAVRAYLKEFLSDPRVFDLPAWKRWLILNLFILPRRPKLSAHAYRAIWTERGSPLLVHGQDLAAKVQARLGEAVQVELAMRYGQPSIPAALERLTASGIDRIVVFPLYPQHASATTGSSLQAVFEALGRLWTIPSLQVVPAFHDHDAFISAFAGVARPVLDAARPERVLFSFHGLPERHLRKADPAGTHCLKDARCCAELGPANASCYRAQCFATAARLGERLGLSPEQRVVSFQSRLGREVWIRPYTEEVLTALAKEGVRRLAVLSPAFVADCLETLEELGLRGAETFRAAGGEELTLVSSLNAHDAWADAVVTIAREHASWLKDAGPAPA; translated from the coding sequence ATGCCTCGCGTCGGCCTTCTGCTCGTCAACCTCGGCACGCCGGAACGTCCCGACCCCGCGGCCGTCCGCGCCTATCTCAAGGAGTTCCTCTCCGACCCGCGCGTCTTCGACCTGCCCGCGTGGAAGCGCTGGCTCATCCTGAACCTCTTCATTCTGCCGCGCCGACCGAAGCTCTCCGCCCACGCCTACCGCGCGATCTGGACCGAACGTGGCTCGCCGCTCCTCGTGCACGGCCAGGATCTCGCCGCGAAGGTGCAGGCGCGGCTCGGCGAGGCGGTGCAGGTGGAGCTCGCCATGCGCTACGGGCAGCCCTCCATCCCGGCGGCCCTCGAGCGCCTCACCGCGTCCGGCATCGACCGCATCGTCGTCTTTCCGCTCTACCCGCAGCACGCCTCGGCCACCACCGGCTCCTCGCTGCAGGCCGTCTTCGAGGCCCTCGGCCGCCTGTGGACCATCCCCTCGCTACAGGTCGTGCCGGCCTTCCACGACCACGACGCGTTTATCTCGGCCTTCGCCGGCGTGGCTCGCCCGGTCCTCGACGCCGCCCGACCCGAACGCGTGCTCTTCAGCTTCCACGGGCTGCCCGAACGGCACCTGCGCAAGGCCGACCCCGCGGGCACGCACTGCCTGAAGGACGCGCGCTGCTGCGCCGAGCTCGGCCCCGCAAACGCGAGCTGCTACCGCGCGCAGTGCTTCGCCACCGCGGCCCGCCTCGGCGAGCGACTGGGTCTTTCTCCCGAGCAGCGCGTGGTGAGCTTTCAGTCCCGCCTCGGGCGCGAGGTCTGGATCCGCCCCTACACCGAGGAGGTCTTGACCGCGCTCGCGAAGGAAGGGGTGAGGCGCCTGGCCGTGCTGAGCCCTGCCTTCGTCGCCGACTGCCTCGAGACGCTCGAGGAGCTCGGCCTACGCGGCGCCGAGACTTTCCGCGCCGCCGGCGGCGAGGAGCTCACGCTGGTTTCGTCGCTGAACGCGCACGACGCCTGGGCCGATGCGGTGGTGACCATCGCGCGGGAACACGCGAGCTGGCTCAAGGACGCCGGACCCGCACCAGCGTGA
- a CDS encoding metal ABC transporter permease translates to MPPLDSAPTWDKFIAGLPVLLDPILCAAAAGLVLGLIGVYVVLRRMVFVSAAITHAAGLGVALSFYVQIHLGLGALAHPVVGAFVCGILATLLLLRDPARLRLTRESLLGLVFIGAAGATLLVGSRISQESHDINAILFGSAVLVSAADLYTTLVVGGIVLAGHLWLRRAFVYVSFDKESARVHQLPVRTLETALLVSVGLMVSVTTRALGAMPVFAFNVLPAMGALALCRRVETAFVAAGLFGLLSGAAGYVASYFFRLPVGASQTVTAALLALLAMGVRFVRR, encoded by the coding sequence GTGCCCCCTCTCGACAGCGCACCGACCTGGGACAAGTTCATTGCGGGCCTGCCGGTCCTGCTCGACCCGATCCTGTGCGCGGCGGCGGCGGGGCTCGTCCTCGGGCTGATCGGCGTGTACGTCGTCCTGCGGCGCATGGTCTTCGTCTCGGCGGCGATCACGCACGCGGCGGGCCTCGGCGTGGCGCTCTCCTTCTACGTGCAGATCCATCTCGGGTTGGGAGCGCTCGCGCACCCGGTGGTGGGGGCCTTCGTCTGCGGGATCCTGGCCACGCTCCTGCTCCTGCGCGACCCGGCGCGGCTCCGGCTCACGCGCGAGAGCCTGCTCGGCCTGGTGTTCATCGGGGCCGCGGGGGCGACGCTGCTCGTGGGCTCGCGCATCTCGCAGGAGAGCCACGACATCAACGCGATCCTCTTCGGCTCGGCGGTGCTGGTGAGCGCGGCGGACCTCTACACCACGCTCGTCGTGGGGGGGATCGTGCTCGCGGGACACCTGTGGCTGCGGCGCGCCTTCGTCTACGTGAGCTTCGACAAGGAGAGCGCGCGGGTGCACCAGCTCCCGGTGCGCACGCTCGAGACGGCGCTGCTCGTCAGCGTGGGGCTGATGGTCTCGGTGACCACGCGGGCGCTCGGCGCGATGCCGGTCTTCGCCTTCAACGTGCTGCCGGCGATGGGGGCCCTCGCGCTCTGCCGGCGGGTCGAGACGGCCTTCGTGGCGGCGGGCCTCTTTGGCCTGCTCTCGGGGGCGGCGGGCTACGTGGCGTCGTACTTCTTCCGCCTCCCCGTCGGGGCGAGCCAGACGGTGACGGCGGCGCTGCTCGCGCTCCTGGCGATGGGGGTCAGGTTCGTGCGCCGGTAG
- a CDS encoding metal ABC transporter ATP-binding protein, producing MHEHHGHDHGHHHEPDEERHDPSCPSEQRCGHLHESAGEPLFGCEGLIVGFGSTALLPAVELTLRHGELCAVIGPNGSGKTTLVRTLLGLQPPLRGRLRTYCEGRCDMAYIPQRSELDPIVPLRARDVVAMGVERGQSFLRPWLPRQDRLRIDHAIAEMEVGHLERRLFRELSEGQKQRVLMARLMASHPELALLDEPTAAMDPVAQRATFELIDKLRRQHGMAVLMVTHHLEPVRERADQVLFLDGDRQVVLVGPPAEVFAHPAFEARYGQVGAPVA from the coding sequence ATGCACGAGCACCACGGCCACGATCACGGTCACCATCACGAACCCGACGAGGAGCGGCACGATCCGAGCTGCCCGTCGGAGCAGCGGTGTGGGCACCTGCACGAGTCGGCGGGCGAGCCGCTCTTCGGCTGCGAGGGGCTGATCGTCGGGTTCGGGAGCACGGCGCTCCTGCCGGCGGTGGAGCTGACGCTGCGACACGGGGAGCTCTGCGCGGTGATCGGTCCGAACGGCTCGGGGAAGACCACGCTCGTGCGCACCCTGCTCGGGCTCCAGCCGCCGCTCCGCGGGCGACTGCGCACCTACTGCGAGGGGCGCTGCGACATGGCGTACATCCCGCAGCGCTCGGAGCTCGACCCCATCGTGCCGCTCCGTGCGCGCGACGTGGTGGCGATGGGCGTCGAGCGGGGGCAGAGCTTTCTGCGTCCGTGGCTGCCGCGGCAGGACCGGCTGCGCATCGACCACGCCATCGCGGAGATGGAGGTCGGTCACCTCGAGCGGCGGCTCTTTCGCGAGCTGAGCGAGGGGCAGAAGCAGCGGGTGCTGATGGCGCGGCTCATGGCCAGCCACCCCGAGCTGGCCCTTCTGGACGAGCCGACCGCCGCGATGGACCCGGTCGCGCAGCGGGCCACCTTCGAGCTCATCGACAAGCTGCGCCGCCAGCACGGCATGGCGGTGCTGATGGTCACGCACCACCTCGAGCCAGTGCGCGAACGGGCCGATCAGGTGCTCTTTCTCGACGGCGACCGGCAGGTCGTGCTCGTGGGGCCGCCGGCGGAGGTCTTCGCCCATCCGGCCTTCGAAGCCCGCTACGGCCAGGTCGGAGCGCCGGTGGCGTAG
- a CDS encoding glucose-6-phosphate isomerase — translation MSKTVALYEYAENGSIVRQRQRGAGERQPYGAPAFAEQNRVTLDLTYLLEAPGDPHPVTRAELDAMVPEVLAVHRALTEGRGNFRDGDVPMLGWLHLPERLSAEHLEHIQSVAADLSSRIDAYVSLGIGGSYLGVEATVQALSHTHFNRLSREERGNAPEIHFLGQNMDPDHFRDTLDLLRGKRVGINVISKSGTTTETALAFRVLRRLLENIHGDQARDFILVTTDAKKGALRLLAEQKKYATFEVPDDIGGRFSILSDVGLVGIALAGIDIGEFVAGFAVMKQRTDVDDFWANPALVHAAARTLCHRKGKKVEVVATNSTALYHVARFMEQLFPESEGHDGHGMWVSPALYSEKLHANGQMVQQGERNILETFLRLEEHNSSVSIPVDPQDLDGFNFLPAAGHDLAYINQLVVDGPAYAHYLGGTPNMTLNVPRRNAYCLGQLYFLLERSVAVSGALLGHNPFVQPGVVAYKNAIFALAGKPGHEMEGQAIRDALAAKPRLVVG, via the coding sequence GTGAGCAAGACGGTTGCGCTTTACGAGTACGCGGAAAACGGCAGCATCGTGCGACAGCGTCAGCGGGGCGCGGGGGAGCGGCAGCCCTACGGCGCGCCGGCCTTCGCCGAGCAGAATCGCGTCACGCTGGACCTCACCTACCTGCTCGAGGCGCCGGGAGATCCGCACCCCGTCACGCGGGCGGAGCTCGACGCGATGGTGCCCGAGGTGCTGGCGGTGCACCGCGCCCTCACGGAGGGGCGCGGGAACTTCCGCGATGGTGACGTGCCGATGCTCGGGTGGCTCCATCTGCCGGAGCGGCTCAGCGCCGAGCACCTGGAGCACATCCAGAGCGTGGCGGCGGACCTCTCGTCGCGTATCGACGCCTACGTGTCGCTCGGCATCGGCGGGTCGTACCTCGGGGTCGAGGCCACCGTGCAGGCGCTCAGCCACACGCACTTCAACCGACTGAGCCGCGAGGAGCGGGGCAACGCGCCCGAGATTCACTTCCTCGGCCAGAACATGGACCCCGACCACTTCCGCGACACGCTGGATCTTCTTCGCGGCAAGCGCGTGGGCATCAACGTGATCTCCAAGTCGGGGACCACTACGGAGACCGCGCTGGCCTTCCGCGTCCTGCGGCGGCTGCTCGAGAACATCCACGGAGATCAGGCGCGGGACTTCATTCTCGTCACCACCGACGCGAAGAAGGGGGCCCTGCGCCTGCTGGCCGAGCAGAAGAAGTACGCGACCTTCGAGGTGCCCGACGACATCGGCGGTCGCTTCTCGATCCTGAGCGACGTGGGGCTGGTGGGCATCGCGCTCGCGGGCATCGACATCGGCGAGTTCGTGGCCGGCTTCGCCGTGATGAAGCAGCGTACCGACGTGGACGACTTCTGGGCCAACCCGGCGCTGGTTCACGCGGCCGCGCGCACCCTCTGCCACCGCAAGGGCAAGAAGGTGGAGGTGGTGGCGACGAACTCCACCGCGCTCTACCACGTGGCGCGCTTCATGGAGCAGCTCTTCCCCGAGAGCGAGGGGCACGACGGGCACGGGATGTGGGTCTCGCCGGCGCTCTACTCCGAGAAGCTGCACGCCAACGGTCAGATGGTGCAGCAGGGGGAGCGCAACATCCTCGAGACCTTCCTGCGCCTCGAGGAGCACAACTCGAGCGTGTCGATCCCGGTCGACCCGCAGGACCTCGACGGCTTCAACTTCCTGCCGGCGGCGGGGCACGACCTGGCGTACATCAACCAGCTCGTGGTCGACGGGCCGGCCTACGCGCACTACCTGGGCGGCACGCCGAACATGACGCTGAACGTTCCCCGGCGGAACGCCTACTGCCTGGGGCAGCTCTACTTCCTGCTCGAGCGCTCCGTCGCGGTGAGCGGCGCGCTGCTCGGCCACAACCCGTTCGTGCAGCCGGGGGTGGTGGCCTACAAGAACGCCATCTTCGCGCTGGCCGGCAAGCCGGGCCACGAGATGGAGGGGCAGGCCATTCGCGACGCGCTGGCCGCGAAGCCGCGCCTCGTCGTCGGGTAG
- a CDS encoding NAD(P)/FAD-dependent oxidoreductase, which translates to MTHAPPHGPTLARLPRVVIVGGGFGGLTAARELAGRPVEVTVIDRTNHHLFQPLLYQVAMAGISPADISYPIRSVLRRQENARVLLDEVRGVDLFARRVRLTQGSLPYDYLVLATGAQTNYFGHAEWSRFALGLKDLDDAVEIRRRVLLAFEAAEREPEPARRAQLMTFIVIGGGPTGVELAGALGELARFVLARDFRRVDPTTAQVLLLEGGPRILPSFDEELADAAVEQLDRLGVKVRTGALVREVDATGVYLDLEHLPAATVLWAAGVSGTPLVAQLGVPLDRAQRVVVEPDCSLPGHPEVFAIGDMAAFLHQDGAPLPGLAPVALQQGRFVARALLAALEGQPRPHFRYVDKGSMATIGRSAAVAQVGRLKLRGFLAWLTWLFVHILFLVDFRNRAVVLFTWIWSYLTYKRGARLITGHRLEPGPPSDTAPPPSKPAP; encoded by the coding sequence ATGACACACGCTCCCCCGCACGGCCCGACGCTCGCTCGACTCCCCCGCGTCGTCATCGTGGGCGGCGGCTTCGGTGGGCTGACCGCCGCGCGCGAGCTCGCGGGGCGTCCCGTGGAGGTGACGGTCATCGACCGCACGAACCACCACCTCTTCCAGCCGCTGCTCTACCAGGTGGCCATGGCGGGCATCTCGCCGGCCGATATCAGCTACCCCATTCGTTCCGTGCTCCGGCGCCAGGAGAACGCGCGCGTGCTGCTCGACGAGGTGCGCGGCGTGGACCTCTTTGCGCGCCGCGTGCGGCTGACCCAGGGGAGCCTGCCCTACGACTATCTGGTGCTCGCCACCGGGGCGCAGACCAACTACTTCGGTCACGCGGAGTGGAGCCGCTTCGCCCTCGGGCTGAAGGACCTCGACGACGCGGTCGAGATCCGCCGCCGCGTGCTCCTGGCCTTCGAGGCCGCCGAGCGCGAGCCGGAGCCCGCGCGCCGCGCCCAGCTCATGACCTTCATCGTGATCGGCGGCGGCCCGACGGGGGTGGAGCTCGCCGGCGCCCTCGGCGAGCTCGCCCGCTTCGTGCTGGCCCGCGACTTCCGCCGCGTCGACCCGACGACCGCGCAGGTGCTCCTCCTCGAGGGCGGGCCGCGCATCCTGCCCAGCTTCGACGAGGAACTGGCGGACGCCGCGGTGGAGCAGCTCGACCGCCTGGGCGTGAAGGTGCGCACCGGCGCGCTCGTCCGCGAGGTCGACGCGACGGGCGTCTACCTCGACCTCGAGCACCTCCCCGCGGCCACCGTGCTCTGGGCCGCCGGCGTCTCGGGGACGCCGCTCGTGGCCCAGCTCGGCGTCCCGCTCGACCGCGCCCAGCGCGTGGTCGTGGAGCCCGACTGCTCGCTCCCCGGACACCCGGAGGTCTTCGCCATCGGCGACATGGCCGCCTTCCTGCATCAGGACGGCGCACCGCTGCCGGGTCTCGCTCCCGTCGCGCTGCAGCAGGGCCGCTTCGTGGCCCGCGCGCTCCTGGCCGCGCTCGAGGGGCAGCCGCGCCCGCACTTCCGCTACGTGGACAAGGGGAGCATGGCCACCATCGGCCGCAGCGCCGCCGTCGCGCAGGTCGGGCGCCTCAAGCTGCGCGGCTTCCTGGCCTGGCTGACCTGGCTCTTCGTGCACATCCTCTTTCTCGTCGACTTTCGCAATCGCGCGGTCGTGCTCTTCACCTGGATCTGGTCCTATCTGACCTACAAGCGCGGCGCGCGCCTCATCACGGGCCACCGCCTGGAGCCCGGCCCGCCGTCGGACACCGCGCCGCCCCCTTCGAAACCCGCCCCCTGA